In one window of Frigoriglobus tundricola DNA:
- a CDS encoding endonuclease V, with the protein MHVPHLHDWPATEAAAVALQHALAGRVNTSRPLGRVELIAGCDIAYHLTEPRLFACVVVLRAKDLSVVEEVAVTREVTFPYIPGLLSFREIPALLAAFAELRQAPDAVMLDGQGIAHPRRFGLACHLGLWLDRPCVGCAKSWLVGDCAEPGPSAGDAAPLTIGGEEVGAVVRAAAGAKPVYVSPGHNVDVASATGLVRATLSGYRHPAPTRAAHMAANRARGATGGQCGSPSEGHKS; encoded by the coding sequence ATGCACGTTCCCCACCTCCACGATTGGCCCGCGACCGAAGCCGCAGCGGTCGCCCTCCAGCACGCGCTCGCGGGGCGGGTGAACACGTCCCGGCCGCTCGGGCGAGTCGAGTTGATTGCCGGCTGCGACATCGCTTACCATCTCACCGAGCCGCGGCTGTTCGCGTGCGTGGTCGTTCTGAGGGCGAAGGACCTGTCGGTGGTCGAAGAGGTCGCGGTGACCCGCGAAGTGACCTTCCCGTATATTCCGGGGCTCCTGTCGTTCCGCGAAATACCCGCACTGCTTGCCGCGTTCGCGGAATTGCGCCAGGCGCCCGATGCGGTTATGCTCGACGGACAGGGGATCGCACACCCGCGCCGGTTCGGACTCGCGTGCCACCTGGGCCTCTGGCTGGACCGGCCGTGCGTCGGCTGTGCGAAAAGCTGGCTGGTGGGCGATTGCGCCGAGCCCGGCCCGAGCGCCGGTGACGCCGCCCCCCTCACGATCGGCGGGGAGGAGGTCGGGGCGGTGGTCCGGGCGGCGGCCGGTGCGAAACCCGTGTACGTGTCGCCGGGCCACAACGTCGACGTCGCTTCCGCAACGGGCCTGGTGCGGGCGACCCTGAGCGGGTACCGGCACCCGGCTCCGACGCGGGCCGCGCACATGGCCGCGAACCGGGCGCGGGGGGCAACGGGCGGTCAGTGCGGTTCCCCGTCAGAGGGGCACAAGTCGTAA
- a CDS encoding flagellar biosynthesis anti-sigma factor FlgM encodes MRETSPRGWHRWRVTVVKPAPGAAPFDHTTRLTIGPGVGGDPLTDEEARGPDGIRHELVARVRQQIADGTYDTEEKWLLAEEALLRRIGG; translated from the coding sequence ATGCGTGAGACTTCACCGCGTGGCTGGCACCGCTGGCGGGTGACCGTCGTCAAACCGGCACCGGGCGCCGCCCCGTTCGACCACACCACCCGACTCACGATCGGGCCGGGAGTCGGTGGGGACCCGCTGACTGATGAAGAGGCGCGGGGACCGGACGGGATCCGGCACGAACTCGTTGCCCGCGTCCGGCAGCAGATCGCCGACGGCACCTACGACACCGAGGAGAAGTGGCTCCTAGCGGAAGAGGCGCTGCTCCGGAGGATCGGGGGCTGA
- a CDS encoding Fur family transcriptional regulator: MSLPAVAVSQTPEDKFREYLASRPKPQRFTDQQRELLEHIFARHSHFDAEELIGALKDAKKQVSRATVYRTLSKLVDAGLLKRIEFETRTVYDHDYGYPAHDHLVCELCKSMTEFQSEELDALLQRVAAQHQFRPNGHTLVVRGVCGACNAARAAKHRLVM; encoded by the coding sequence GTGTCACTGCCCGCCGTCGCGGTGTCGCAGACCCCGGAGGACAAGTTCCGGGAGTACCTCGCGAGCCGGCCGAAGCCGCAGCGCTTCACCGACCAGCAGCGGGAACTGCTCGAACACATCTTCGCGCGGCACTCGCACTTCGACGCCGAGGAGCTGATCGGGGCGCTCAAGGACGCGAAGAAGCAGGTGAGCCGGGCAACGGTCTACCGCACCCTGTCGAAGCTGGTGGACGCCGGCTTGCTGAAGCGGATCGAGTTCGAAACCCGCACGGTGTACGATCACGACTACGGGTACCCGGCGCACGACCACCTGGTTTGCGAGCTGTGCAAATCGATGACCGAGTTCCAGAGCGAGGAACTGGACGCGCTGTTGCAGCGCGTCGCGGCGCAGCACCAGTTCCGCCCGAACGGGCACACGCTCGTGGTTCGCGGCGTGTGCGGCGCGTGCAACGCGGCCCGCGCCGCCAAGCACCGGCTGGTGATGTGA
- a CDS encoding DUF3024 domain-containing protein, with the protein MMAKKKPRAWTYVPPKAAVPEGLRAELERKAGELIETVLKPKHIKPPPENTNFNYLIDLSTRWRGAYFYFVSTYACPGPNAISPTFETNFARLQHVGLGRFNLAFMRHTGKWVELQNGTLDECLKSIREDPWFIP; encoded by the coding sequence ATGATGGCGAAGAAGAAGCCGAGGGCCTGGACCTACGTTCCACCGAAGGCGGCCGTCCCCGAAGGCCTCAGGGCCGAACTGGAGCGCAAGGCCGGCGAACTGATCGAGACAGTTCTGAAGCCCAAGCACATCAAGCCCCCTCCGGAAAACACGAATTTCAATTATTTGATCGACCTGTCGACCCGCTGGCGTGGCGCCTATTTTTATTTCGTGAGTACCTACGCCTGCCCCGGTCCGAACGCGATCTCCCCGACTTTTGAAACGAATTTCGCGCGCCTGCAACACGTCGGCCTCGGGCGGTTCAACCTCGCCTTCATGCGGCACACGGGCAAGTGGGTCGAACTGCAAAACGGCACACTCGACGAGTGCCTGAAGTCGATTCGGGAAGACCCCTGGTTCATTCCCTAA
- a CDS encoding DUF6398 domain-containing protein has translation MLLEPDDLELFFRLHKALMFFVNQRLRVLPDALATPEDFAALPPTTRLAVRDAFVANLDLIDAFATQNPGPFSGHELDIVRSWRHLVAGEFYVFRELKRHTVFLSSKEPVVAYGVLALSQPFEDLIGPYLPVLTKTVLLPFRDQIVYDGLLQSYNVSFGPGIRRSLNESFQEAKARQGIVTALPMAPTSQAPAASQKVRPRAKARTKEADADAVRVILDMVDRFCREHLNEEYAQLCRRLADKLARKRPSPLLSGRPNTWACGIVRTIGWVNYLDDPSQEPHMKLTAIDKAFGVGESTGQGKSMLIRKTLKIRSMDPAWTLPSRMDRNPMAWLIEVNGLPFDARYLSREIQEEALRKGLIPYIPERPGTAEHDAEGEAE, from the coding sequence GTGTTGCTTGAACCCGACGATCTGGAACTGTTCTTCCGGTTGCACAAGGCGCTCATGTTCTTTGTGAACCAGCGCCTGCGCGTGCTCCCCGACGCCCTCGCCACGCCGGAGGACTTCGCCGCCCTGCCGCCAACGACCCGGCTCGCCGTCCGCGACGCCTTTGTTGCCAACCTCGATCTCATCGACGCCTTTGCGACTCAGAACCCGGGGCCGTTTTCGGGGCACGAACTCGACATCGTTCGCTCCTGGCGGCACCTCGTGGCCGGCGAGTTCTACGTGTTCCGGGAGCTGAAACGGCACACCGTGTTCCTTTCGTCCAAGGAGCCCGTCGTCGCCTACGGCGTTCTCGCCCTCTCCCAACCCTTCGAGGACCTGATCGGCCCCTATCTGCCGGTTCTGACCAAAACGGTCCTTCTGCCGTTTCGCGACCAGATCGTTTATGACGGCTTGTTGCAAAGCTACAACGTGTCGTTCGGTCCCGGAATCCGGCGCTCCCTGAACGAAAGTTTTCAGGAAGCGAAGGCGCGTCAGGGGATCGTGACCGCCCTACCGATGGCGCCGACTTCACAAGCACCTGCGGCGTCCCAGAAGGTCCGTCCGCGTGCGAAGGCCCGCACGAAAGAAGCCGACGCCGATGCTGTCCGGGTCATTCTCGACATGGTCGATCGGTTCTGCCGCGAACACCTGAACGAGGAGTACGCCCAGCTGTGCCGCCGCCTGGCCGACAAGCTGGCCCGCAAGCGCCCCTCGCCGCTGCTCTCCGGGCGGCCGAACACGTGGGCCTGTGGGATCGTGCGCACGATCGGGTGGGTGAACTACCTGGACGACCCCAGCCAGGAGCCGCACATGAAGTTGACGGCCATCGATAAGGCGTTCGGCGTCGGCGAGAGTACGGGTCAGGGCAAATCCATGCTGATCCGCAAGACGCTGAAGATCCGGTCGATGGACCCGGCGTGGACGCTCCCCAGCCGAATGGACCGGAACCCGATGGCGTGGCTGATTGAGGTGAACGGGCTCCCGTTCGATGCCCGGTATCTCAGCCGCGAGATTCAGGAAGAGGCGCTGCGTAAGGGGCTGATTCCGTACATTCCCGAGCGACCGGGAACGGCAGAGCATGACGCCGAAGGCGAAGCGGAATAA
- a CDS encoding PDZ domain-containing protein translates to MLRFTAASVVLTVTGALIAAPVPGESPAKELVAGLSDASEKVRDASAAALLHRADALPWLRRAARATDKDTAQRATALLAPLEPRRQEFVTQAIDACVRDGSIDLLTEWHQYWKPKVEEDLWPVGARAAKAGLDLFAKSCPKAAWKQFEHRLVWQTQVSTRVHDGPCPERFEVVKSAWAIRTDRMDRLILEPMSVRFVSVAGPVRLTELGDGAPYLVLGPIEAKTIRTAFVACDGGISQKVGFRTMSSVVACRGNYTGGTLFGSVVLVDGDIDLTQATDIQNSLIRASGEIRLPKNMQPKNCVIDAGAVSATAPYKFFELADVGLWVADSDKGLRVTVVKGDTPFGNGGLAPGDLIRAIDDAPAGRAHEFRKRVRRALVRQGDCLVTVARGDKTIDIPVFFPPPK, encoded by the coding sequence ATGTTACGATTCACGGCCGCGTCGGTCGTCCTGACGGTGACCGGCGCGCTCATCGCCGCACCCGTGCCGGGGGAGTCGCCGGCCAAGGAACTCGTGGCCGGGTTGAGCGACGCCAGCGAGAAGGTGCGGGACGCATCCGCGGCGGCGCTGCTCCACCGCGCGGACGCGCTGCCCTGGCTGCGCCGGGCGGCACGCGCGACCGACAAGGACACGGCCCAGCGGGCTACGGCCCTCCTCGCCCCTCTCGAGCCCAGGCGGCAGGAGTTTGTGACCCAGGCCATCGATGCGTGCGTCCGCGACGGCTCCATCGACCTGCTGACCGAGTGGCACCAGTACTGGAAGCCCAAAGTGGAGGAGGACCTCTGGCCGGTGGGCGCGCGGGCGGCGAAGGCCGGGTTGGACCTGTTCGCCAAGTCGTGCCCCAAAGCCGCATGGAAGCAGTTCGAGCACCGGCTGGTCTGGCAGACCCAAGTGAGCACCCGCGTTCACGACGGCCCCTGCCCGGAGCGGTTCGAAGTCGTTAAGAGTGCCTGGGCCATCCGGACCGATCGGATGGATCGGTTGATCCTTGAGCCAATGAGCGTGCGGTTCGTCTCGGTCGCCGGCCCGGTCCGGTTGACCGAGTTGGGAGATGGAGCGCCGTATCTGGTTCTCGGGCCGATCGAGGCGAAGACGATCAGAACGGCATTCGTGGCTTGCGACGGCGGGATCTCTCAGAAAGTCGGCTTTCGAACCATGAGCAGCGTCGTCGCGTGCCGCGGCAACTACACCGGCGGGACCTTATTCGGGTCGGTGGTGCTGGTGGATGGGGACATCGATCTGACGCAGGCGACGGACATTCAGAACAGCCTGATCCGGGCCAGTGGGGAGATCCGCCTTCCGAAGAATATGCAGCCCAAGAATTGCGTTATCGACGCCGGCGCGGTGAGCGCGACGGCGCCCTACAAGTTCTTCGAGCTTGCGGACGTGGGGCTGTGGGTGGCTGATAGCGACAAGGGGTTGCGCGTCACGGTGGTGAAGGGCGACACACCGTTCGGCAACGGCGGGCTGGCTCCCGGGGATCTGATCCGGGCCATCGACGACGCCCCCGCCGGGCGCGCCCACGAGTTCCGCAAGCGGGTGCGTCGGGCACTGGTGCGCCAGGGCGACTGCCTGGTCACCGTAGCCCGCGGTGACAAGACCATCGACATCCCCGTCTTCTTCCCACCGCCCAAGTAA
- the epsC gene encoding serine O-acetyltransferase EpsC, translating to MATDVRLKDELSSITDQLVETYTECSRLNHLAHEPLPSRDAVADIVGDLFEVLYPGYGKRQNLHIGNIGYYVGSLVDALHDKLATQIARALRHELCDESPHADCVKMAEPKAVELLRRLADVRKTLEIDVEAAFRGDPAARSHHEIIFCYPGLEAITVYRVAHELHRLAVPFIPRMMTELAHAKTGIDIHPGATIGPGFFIDHGTGVVIGETCEIGRGVKLYQGVTLGALSFTKDDEGSLLHGSYKRHPTLRDGVVVYANATILGGQTVIGERTVVGSNVWLTESVPPDTTVVLEKPKLRLKGAKSTNDPLMYVI from the coding sequence ATGGCCACGGACGTCCGGCTGAAGGACGAGTTGTCGTCGATCACCGACCAACTGGTCGAAACGTACACCGAATGCAGTCGGCTGAACCACCTCGCTCACGAACCGCTCCCGAGCCGCGACGCGGTGGCCGACATCGTCGGGGACCTGTTCGAGGTGCTGTACCCCGGCTACGGCAAGCGCCAGAACCTGCACATCGGGAACATCGGGTATTACGTCGGCAGCCTCGTGGACGCCCTCCACGACAAACTCGCGACCCAGATCGCCCGCGCGTTGCGTCACGAGTTGTGCGACGAGAGCCCGCACGCGGACTGCGTGAAGATGGCGGAGCCGAAAGCGGTGGAACTGCTCCGCCGGCTCGCGGACGTGCGCAAGACGCTCGAGATCGACGTGGAGGCCGCGTTCCGCGGCGACCCCGCCGCCCGCAGCCACCACGAGATCATCTTCTGCTACCCGGGGTTGGAAGCGATCACGGTGTACCGGGTGGCGCACGAACTCCACCGTCTGGCCGTGCCGTTCATCCCGCGGATGATGACCGAACTGGCCCACGCCAAGACGGGCATCGACATCCACCCCGGCGCGACCATCGGGCCGGGGTTCTTCATCGACCACGGCACCGGCGTGGTGATCGGGGAGACGTGCGAGATCGGCCGCGGGGTGAAGCTGTACCAGGGCGTCACGCTCGGCGCACTGAGCTTCACGAAGGACGACGAGGGCAGCCTCTTGCACGGGAGTTACAAGCGGCACCCGACGCTCCGCGACGGCGTGGTGGTGTACGCGAACGCGACCATCCTGGGCGGCCAGACCGTGATCGGCGAGCGGACCGTGGTCGGGTCGAACGTGTGGCTGACCGAGAGCGTTCCGCCGGACACGACCGTGGTGCTGGAAAAGCCGAAGCTCCGGTTGAAGGGCGCGAAATCGACTAACGACCCGCTGATGTACGTGATTTGA
- a CDS encoding lysylphosphatidylglycerol synthase transmembrane domain-containing protein: protein MKKHAEKWLVPLGKYGVGFCLLGYVIHKYWEPNPNNGAPGIGQLLQGTIAFEWLAGAALLMTAAAGLQIYRWFLLVRALDLPFSVRNAYRLSLVGIFYNTFIPGSVGGDLVKAYFIAHAHPERKTRAVASVIADRAMGLFGLILFVAVLGSIAWATGDVRIAANPDLQWIVKAMAVVASGAVAGFVLLGLLPQTRVHRFAERLKWVPKLGASLAEGWYAVWEYRQRPKVVTIGVGLSAASHFGLVFAFFCASRVFPPPDPAELPTLSEIMVIAPIGFIAQAIPITPGGVGVAEGVFAWLYKLSNRPESLGAVARIALRMVEWLIALTGYIVYLRMRAEVRELEQEAEGDQDSEHKSDAQLV, encoded by the coding sequence GTGAAGAAGCACGCAGAGAAGTGGCTGGTCCCACTCGGCAAATACGGCGTCGGGTTCTGCCTGCTCGGCTACGTCATCCACAAGTACTGGGAGCCGAACCCGAACAACGGCGCGCCGGGCATCGGGCAACTGCTCCAGGGGACGATCGCGTTCGAATGGCTGGCGGGCGCGGCGCTGCTCATGACCGCCGCCGCCGGCCTCCAGATCTACCGCTGGTTCCTGCTGGTCCGCGCGCTCGATCTGCCGTTCTCGGTCCGCAACGCGTACCGGCTCAGTCTCGTCGGCATCTTCTACAACACGTTCATTCCCGGCTCCGTGGGCGGCGACCTCGTTAAAGCCTACTTCATTGCCCACGCCCACCCGGAACGGAAGACGCGGGCCGTCGCCTCGGTCATCGCCGACCGGGCGATGGGGCTGTTCGGCCTCATCCTGTTCGTCGCGGTCCTCGGGTCGATCGCCTGGGCCACGGGCGACGTCCGCATCGCCGCGAACCCCGACCTCCAGTGGATCGTGAAGGCGATGGCCGTCGTCGCCAGCGGGGCCGTGGCCGGGTTCGTGCTCCTCGGACTCCTGCCCCAAACCCGCGTACACCGGTTCGCCGAGCGGTTGAAATGGGTACCGAAACTCGGAGCCTCACTGGCCGAAGGGTGGTACGCGGTTTGGGAGTACCGTCAGCGGCCGAAGGTGGTGACGATCGGGGTCGGGCTGTCGGCCGCGTCGCACTTCGGGCTGGTGTTCGCGTTCTTCTGCGCGTCCCGCGTGTTCCCGCCCCCCGACCCGGCGGAACTCCCGACGCTGTCCGAGATCATGGTGATCGCGCCGATCGGCTTCATCGCACAAGCGATCCCGATCACGCCGGGCGGGGTGGGCGTCGCCGAAGGCGTGTTCGCCTGGCTCTACAAGCTGTCGAACCGCCCCGAGTCGCTCGGCGCCGTCGCTCGAATCGCGCTGCGCATGGTCGAGTGGCTCATCGCCCTGACCGGTTACATCGTCTATTTGCGCATGCGGGCCGAGGTGCGTGAACTCGAACAGGAAGCGGAAGGCGACCAGGACTCAGAGCACAAAAGTGACGCCCAATTGGTTTAG
- a CDS encoding c-type cytochrome — protein sequence MRLATAAVLCATMILAACTKPNPPVDAPPPESNGTEPPPPTATNGLEGADRDRWYHLSQGSELYPYRFLQVLMLVDEQKPFIDNLDRYGFIPDAASAANPEGVPIGVTVAPTKDLAFAGIRMVGINCAACHTTVLEKDGKVVLRVDGGQNLFDVRGFLGGLAANTQKTFTDPRELLRFVSRLIENQNASPQATAFTTRLVGPGGDKLLKNVTTMDEFKQRGPVEEQVLRDVTKLIEAELKTPAPDLRKTTRTKSPDPVLKDYADKAPKFFGAVKWSEPDELKARAAVLRTEALGDPKSRIKKYDDLAKVPPGEKSPLHGQSEAERLSEITSGLSNVVETLRLLRARYDLLQGLIGSGGPALPSTDPLPGRVDAFGSARNTMFPAAPVPLTAPVNYPHLWNVTQTPWYHWDNNTNSELQRNVGEAIGVGVIYTAAFDSTVRIDHIIELEGLAAKIKVPVWPAAFGALDRTKADRGKALYAEKCTTCHQETKAGQRFEDRMYPLSEIETDPTRANNFALPMPPGTPGKFVDGLAPLLKNIIEKNGGPAQTTDHWRTTEKYGARPLDAVWASAPYLHNGSVRVRTAPPRREEAREVSGGHPGIRSQEPRLSDRGHLADGRGVRHVEDRELEPRSQWPQVRHGYERRSAVRPVGVPEESVNRSSAQDQRTRWS from the coding sequence ATGCGCCTCGCGACCGCTGCGGTGTTGTGCGCGACGATGATCCTGGCCGCGTGTACCAAACCCAACCCCCCGGTCGACGCCCCGCCCCCGGAGAGCAACGGGACCGAGCCGCCCCCGCCGACCGCCACCAACGGCCTCGAGGGGGCGGACCGGGACCGCTGGTACCACCTGTCCCAGGGAAGCGAACTCTACCCGTACCGGTTCTTGCAGGTGCTCATGCTCGTGGACGAACAGAAGCCGTTCATTGACAACCTCGACCGCTACGGCTTCATCCCCGACGCCGCCTCGGCGGCGAACCCCGAGGGCGTTCCCATCGGGGTGACGGTCGCGCCGACCAAGGACCTGGCGTTCGCGGGCATCCGGATGGTCGGCATCAACTGCGCCGCCTGCCACACGACCGTCCTCGAGAAGGACGGGAAAGTCGTCCTGCGCGTCGACGGCGGCCAGAACCTGTTCGACGTCCGGGGGTTCCTGGGCGGGCTCGCCGCCAACACCCAGAAGACCTTCACCGATCCCCGCGAGCTGCTCCGGTTCGTGAGCCGGCTGATCGAAAACCAGAACGCCAGTCCGCAAGCGACCGCGTTCACCACCCGCCTCGTCGGCCCCGGGGGGGACAAGTTGTTGAAGAACGTGACCACGATGGACGAGTTCAAGCAGCGCGGCCCGGTCGAGGAGCAGGTCCTTCGCGACGTGACGAAGCTCATCGAGGCCGAGTTAAAAACGCCGGCCCCCGACCTGCGAAAGACGACGCGGACCAAGAGCCCCGACCCGGTCCTGAAGGACTACGCGGACAAGGCGCCCAAGTTCTTCGGGGCGGTGAAATGGAGCGAGCCGGACGAGCTGAAGGCCCGGGCGGCGGTGTTGCGAACCGAGGCGCTGGGCGACCCGAAGAGCCGGATCAAGAAGTACGACGATTTGGCGAAAGTTCCGCCCGGCGAGAAGAGCCCGCTGCACGGCCAGAGCGAGGCCGAGCGGTTGAGCGAAATCACCTCGGGCCTGTCGAACGTGGTCGAGACGCTCCGGCTGCTCCGGGCGCGGTACGACCTGCTCCAGGGCCTCATCGGCTCGGGCGGCCCGGCGCTGCCGTCCACCGATCCGCTCCCCGGACGGGTCGACGCCTTCGGGTCGGCGCGGAACACCATGTTCCCCGCCGCGCCGGTGCCCCTGACCGCTCCCGTCAACTACCCCCACCTGTGGAACGTCACGCAGACGCCGTGGTACCACTGGGACAACAACACGAACTCGGAACTGCAACGGAACGTCGGCGAGGCCATCGGGGTGGGGGTCATTTACACCGCCGCGTTCGACTCCACGGTTCGGATCGATCACATCATCGAGCTCGAAGGTCTCGCGGCCAAGATCAAGGTGCCGGTGTGGCCCGCCGCGTTCGGGGCGCTCGACCGGACCAAGGCGGACCGCGGCAAGGCCCTGTACGCAGAGAAGTGCACCACCTGTCACCAGGAGACCAAGGCGGGTCAGCGGTTCGAGGACCGCATGTACCCCCTGTCCGAGATCGAGACCGACCCGACGCGCGCCAATAACTTCGCTCTCCCGATGCCGCCGGGCACTCCGGGCAAATTCGTCGACGGGCTGGCGCCCCTGCTCAAGAACATCATCGAGAAGAACGGCGGACCCGCCCAAACCACCGACCATTGGCGGACGACGGAGAAGTACGGGGCGCGCCCGCTCGACGCGGTGTGGGCGTCGGCGCCGTACCTGCACAACGGCTCGGTGCGTGTACGCACTGCTCCTCCCCGAAGAGAGGAGGCCCGCGAAGTTTCAGGTGGGCATCCGGGAATACGATCCCAAGAACCTCGGTTATCGGACCGAGGGCACCTCGCCGATGGTCGCGGAGTTCGACACGTCGAAGACCGGGAACTCGAACCGCGGTCACAGTGGCCCCAAGTACGGCACGGATATGAGCGACGATCAGCGGTACGACCTGTTGGAGTACCTGAAGAGTCGGTGAACCGATCATCCGCGCAGGACCAGCGGACCCGCTGGTCATGA
- a CDS encoding gluzincin family metallopeptidase, producing the protein MAAIKDHKPKPKSNGKSSPARNPRKESLDLVFRTLEKLFGETGLSEARKTDRSVEGAAPAAVEEGVQIRVWEDDPFLKAVDGMDPVPAEPIGADLPANDHELLQTTIDGARPAPGLFDPGTPEFLFWNAASALARGINFWAPLLPDGTIWSCDPHPMTVNLDEGVDFNAFYSRQNGLNFFHGDAAGVRVFSGESPDVVCHELGHAILDALKPELFDAMSLEVSAFHEAFGDMSGMLSALQLPSLRAFVLDETGGELNVNSRLSQMARQLGWAIRQFAPSDVDTDSLRNAANSFFYQDPATLPPNAPAAQLSSEAHSFSRVFSGAFLDVLAGMFKIGPAGSVADDSEKLEAVTEDIGRLLVEGIRIAPVGPGFYSQVAAGMIQTDQSLFGGRYRSALVSSFVKRGILAPESAVALIRDLQAHAGRAFGIGATAPRARHVSFDGDNEGYKKTGADAPRLPLHPLTTRYGATFHVHMPSEPSRFGVAAAAVSGGAEPRTSAEEDARSYAEDLIQLGCISQEDVPGVIPAELFAPGTSDPSDQTHYLVKEDGKVVLKRRHFCCGFRSRFGCGR; encoded by the coding sequence ATGGCAGCCATCAAGGACCACAAGCCCAAGCCGAAATCGAACGGCAAGAGTTCGCCCGCCAGAAACCCGCGGAAAGAGTCACTCGATCTCGTGTTCCGGACTCTCGAAAAACTGTTCGGGGAGACCGGCCTGAGTGAAGCCAGAAAGACCGATCGGTCCGTCGAGGGGGCCGCGCCGGCAGCCGTAGAAGAAGGCGTGCAGATCCGGGTTTGGGAGGACGATCCGTTCCTCAAAGCCGTCGACGGCATGGACCCGGTCCCCGCCGAGCCGATCGGCGCGGACCTGCCCGCGAACGATCACGAGCTGCTCCAGACGACGATCGACGGGGCGCGGCCCGCGCCCGGGTTGTTCGACCCCGGTACACCGGAGTTCCTGTTCTGGAACGCCGCGTCCGCTCTGGCGCGGGGGATCAACTTCTGGGCGCCGCTCTTGCCCGACGGGACGATCTGGTCGTGCGATCCGCACCCGATGACGGTGAACCTGGACGAGGGCGTGGACTTCAACGCGTTTTATTCCCGGCAGAACGGACTGAATTTCTTCCACGGCGACGCCGCCGGGGTCCGGGTGTTCTCCGGGGAGAGCCCGGACGTCGTCTGTCACGAACTGGGGCACGCGATCCTCGACGCCCTGAAGCCGGAACTGTTCGACGCCATGAGCCTGGAGGTCTCCGCCTTCCACGAGGCGTTCGGCGACATGAGCGGGATGCTCTCCGCGCTCCAGCTCCCGTCGCTGCGGGCGTTCGTGCTCGACGAGACCGGGGGCGAGTTGAACGTCAACTCGCGGCTGTCGCAAATGGCGCGGCAACTGGGGTGGGCGATCCGCCAGTTCGCCCCGAGCGACGTGGACACCGACAGCCTGCGGAACGCCGCGAACTCGTTCTTCTACCAGGACCCGGCCACTCTGCCGCCGAACGCCCCCGCGGCCCAACTCTCCTCCGAGGCGCACTCCTTTTCGCGGGTGTTCTCCGGGGCGTTCCTCGACGTTCTGGCGGGCATGTTCAAAATCGGTCCCGCTGGCTCCGTTGCCGACGACTCCGAGAAACTGGAAGCCGTCACTGAGGACATCGGCCGGTTACTCGTTGAAGGGATCCGGATCGCCCCCGTCGGGCCGGGCTTCTACAGTCAGGTCGCGGCCGGCATGATCCAGACCGACCAGAGCCTGTTCGGCGGCCGGTACCGTTCCGCACTCGTTAGCAGCTTCGTCAAGCGCGGCATCCTGGCCCCCGAGTCCGCGGTGGCCCTCATCCGGGACCTTCAGGCGCACGCGGGGCGCGCGTTCGGCATCGGCGCCACGGCCCCGCGCGCCCGCCACGTCTCGTTCGACGGGGACAACGAGGGCTACAAGAAGACCGGTGCGGACGCCCCGCGGCTCCCCCTGCACCCGCTGACGACGCGGTACGGCGCCACCTTCCACGTTCACATGCCGTCCGAACCCAGCCGCTTCGGCGTGGCGGCCGCGGCCGTCAGCGGCGGGGCCGAGCCGCGCACGAGCGCCGAGGAGGACGCGCGCTCGTACGCCGAGGACCTGATCCAACTCGGCTGCATCTCTCAGGAGGACGTTCCGGGCGTGATCCCCGCGGAACTGTTCGCGCCGGGGACCAGTGACCCGAGCGACCAGACGCACTACCTCGTGAAGGAGGACGGGAAGGTCGTGCTCAAGCGGCGGCACTTCTGCTGCGGCTTCCGCTCGCGCTTCGGCTGCGGCCGGTAG
- a CDS encoding HAD family hydrolase: MDLPPIRVVFFDLGDTLVVSSNRSWVPGAKEALADLRSRGLRLGVISNTGTWSRDQLTPLLPVDFDWSAFTAGLVLLSGEIGVEKPAPEIFRRAVAASGVPAAECLFCTESLPDTLVAQRVGLLAARTPPPPNADARGLVAALRAAGVLPAPSA, translated from the coding sequence GTGGACCTACCGCCGATCCGCGTCGTCTTCTTCGACCTCGGGGACACCCTCGTTGTCTCGTCGAACCGCTCCTGGGTGCCGGGGGCGAAGGAGGCGCTCGCGGACCTCCGGTCCCGGGGGCTGCGGCTCGGGGTGATTTCCAACACCGGAACCTGGTCGCGCGACCAGTTGACCCCGCTCCTGCCGGTCGATTTCGACTGGTCCGCGTTCACCGCCGGTCTCGTGCTGCTGTCGGGGGAGATCGGGGTCGAGAAGCCCGCTCCCGAAATCTTCCGGCGGGCGGTCGCGGCCTCCGGAGTGCCCGCCGCCGAATGCCTCTTTTGCACCGAATCCTTGCCCGACACGCTCGTCGCCCAGCGTGTCGGGCTCCTGGCCGCCCGGACCCCGCCGCCGCCGAACGCGGACGCCCGCGGGTTGGTCGCCGCGCTCCGGGCGGCCGGTGTCCTCCCCGCTCCGTCCGCGTGA